A single genomic interval of Haloterrigena salifodinae harbors:
- a CDS encoding lipoate--protein ligase family protein: MNDLADREWRLIRDEPREGAVQMSLEEIAAQTALEDDLRTVRVYSWEPSTLSLGYRQDADTVDWEYCEREGIDVTRRQTGGGGIYHDRDADISYTIVAPADEVPGDLMDCYELFCEPILEGLREMGVDADFAATEQASIYQPSCYLRDINPAHDVVAPADAGAEAKKISGNAQYRQRDVVIQHGSISYDLEPERHVGVFDTDLEPETFADRVTSVREQAGIDREAAVETLAMALGEWCDADEGTWRNGELEAARDLADRKFGADAWIRNRAVLEADGE; the protein is encoded by the coding sequence ATGAACGACCTCGCCGATCGGGAGTGGCGGCTGATCCGGGACGAGCCCCGCGAGGGAGCCGTCCAGATGTCCCTCGAGGAGATCGCGGCGCAAACGGCTCTCGAGGACGACCTGCGGACGGTTCGAGTCTACTCGTGGGAGCCGAGCACGCTGTCGCTGGGGTACCGCCAGGACGCCGACACCGTCGACTGGGAGTACTGCGAGCGCGAGGGGATCGACGTCACCCGTCGCCAGACCGGCGGGGGCGGGATCTACCACGATCGGGACGCGGACATCTCCTACACGATCGTCGCGCCCGCCGACGAGGTGCCGGGGGATCTGATGGACTGTTATGAACTGTTCTGCGAGCCGATCCTCGAGGGGCTCCGGGAGATGGGCGTCGACGCCGACTTCGCCGCGACCGAGCAGGCGTCGATCTACCAGCCCTCCTGCTACCTGCGGGACATCAACCCGGCCCACGACGTGGTCGCACCCGCCGATGCGGGCGCGGAGGCGAAGAAGATCAGCGGCAACGCACAGTACCGCCAGCGCGACGTCGTCATCCAGCACGGGTCGATCAGCTACGACCTCGAGCCCGAGCGCCACGTCGGCGTCTTCGATACCGACCTCGAGCCGGAGACGTTCGCTGACCGCGTGACGAGCGTCCGCGAGCAGGCGGGAATCGATCGCGAGGCGGCTGTCGAGACGCTGGCGATGGCGCTGGGGGAGTGGTGTGACGCCGATGAAGGGACGTGGCGCAACGGGGAACTCGAGGCGGCCCGCGACCTCGCCGATCGGAAGTTCGGCGCGGACGCGTGGATCCGGAATCGAGCGGTGCTGGAAGCGGACGGCGAGTGA
- a CDS encoding class I SAM-dependent methyltransferase, with protein MSDLTPESATRSADEYEVDHPLFAACYDFLPEPEALEAERGYLARDLSGRALELGCGTGDMFPFVVDGTAGDLEYHAIEPDPNMRKRAAEAAREAGLAVDLRDARAESLPYPDDSFDVVLAGVVFCTVQDPDAALEEVVRVLKPGGEFRFLEHVGADGWRGSGQRLLDPVWKRVAGGCHLTRDTVTRFVDHEALAVEEIDRLDDGVFPATPIVRGTLRRRQDGVLE; from the coding sequence ATGTCCGACTTGACTCCCGAATCCGCGACGCGATCGGCAGACGAATACGAGGTCGACCACCCGCTCTTCGCCGCCTGCTACGACTTCCTCCCGGAACCGGAGGCCCTCGAGGCCGAGCGCGGCTACCTCGCCCGGGACCTCTCGGGTCGCGCGCTCGAACTGGGCTGTGGCACCGGGGACATGTTCCCGTTCGTCGTCGACGGCACCGCGGGGGATCTCGAGTACCACGCGATCGAACCGGACCCGAACATGCGCAAGCGGGCGGCCGAGGCCGCCCGTGAGGCCGGCCTCGCGGTCGACCTCCGGGACGCCCGCGCCGAGTCGCTGCCCTATCCCGACGACAGCTTCGACGTCGTCCTCGCCGGCGTCGTCTTCTGTACCGTTCAGGATCCCGACGCCGCGCTCGAGGAGGTCGTCCGGGTGCTGAAACCGGGCGGCGAGTTCCGCTTCCTCGAGCACGTCGGCGCCGACGGCTGGCGCGGGAGCGGGCAGCGACTGCTCGATCCCGTCTGGAAGCGCGTCGCGGGCGGCTGTCACCTCACCCGAGACACGGTCACGCGCTTCGTCGACCACGAGGCGCTGGCGGTCGAGGAGATCGATCGCCTCGACGACGGCGTCTTCCCGGCGACGCCGATCGTCCGGGGCACGCTGCGACGACGGCAGGACGGCGTTCTCGAGTGA
- a CDS encoding NAD(P)H-hydrate dehydratase has protein sequence MGRLQRTLSNISEEEIDNGRIGIVAGSIEYPNQPALVGRAALRTGSDHVRTFVPDPIYEIVAGQDPNLLVDRYAGEQFEESAVERTREMGEWADALVIGPGLVDADPEAVYEAIDTVDVPMVVDALALEPSLDADLSNAVLTPSGAEVGPIRDEYGSLDEFTTETGAVVALTGDVDEIVADGERLENETGTSAMTVAGTGDTMVGIIASLLGQGMDRREAAELGAWILGKSGELATADHGPGVVATDVIERIPDTIR, from the coding sequence ATGGGACGATTGCAGCGAACGCTCTCGAACATCTCCGAGGAAGAGATCGACAACGGCCGGATCGGCATCGTCGCCGGGTCGATCGAGTACCCCAACCAGCCGGCGCTCGTCGGCCGCGCGGCGCTGCGAACCGGCTCCGACCACGTTCGAACGTTCGTTCCCGATCCGATCTACGAGATCGTCGCGGGGCAGGATCCGAACCTGCTGGTCGACCGCTACGCGGGCGAACAGTTCGAGGAGAGCGCGGTCGAACGCACCCGCGAGATGGGCGAGTGGGCCGACGCGCTCGTGATCGGCCCCGGCCTCGTCGACGCCGATCCCGAGGCCGTCTACGAGGCGATCGACACCGTCGACGTTCCGATGGTCGTCGACGCCCTTGCCCTCGAGCCGTCGCTCGATGCCGACCTCTCGAACGCCGTGCTCACACCCAGCGGCGCGGAGGTCGGACCGATCCGCGACGAGTACGGCTCGCTTGACGAGTTCACGACGGAGACCGGCGCCGTGGTGGCGCTGACCGGCGACGTCGACGAGATCGTGGCCGACGGCGAGCGGCTCGAAAACGAGACGGGGACGTCCGCGATGACCGTCGCCGGCACCGGCGACACGATGGTCGGCATCATCGCCTCGCTGCTCGGCCAGGGGATGGACCGGCGCGAGGCGGCCGAACTGGGCGCGTGGATCCTCGGAAAGTCCGGCGAACTGGCGACGGCCGACCACGGACCGGGCGTCGTCGCGACCGACGTAATCGAGCGCATTCCGGACACGATCCGCTGA
- a CDS encoding phosphoribosyltransferase, with the protein MFNDRTDAGERLAAKLESRGLEADVVLGIPRGALPVARPVADALDADLDVVVARKMGAPGNPELAIGAVASDGSVWYNDDLLERLGVSEGYLEEIREEEAENAADKADRYRPRDRSGLPDLEGKRAVVVDDGVATGATATACLRQVQDSGAEYVALAVPVGSPRGVADLEREADEVIALETPESFRAVGQFYREFGQVTDEEAMAYLDR; encoded by the coding sequence ATGTTCAACGACAGAACCGACGCTGGCGAACGGCTCGCCGCCAAACTCGAGTCCCGCGGCCTCGAGGCCGACGTCGTCCTCGGGATTCCCCGCGGCGCCTTGCCCGTCGCGCGGCCGGTCGCGGACGCGCTGGACGCGGACCTCGACGTGGTGGTCGCCCGGAAGATGGGCGCGCCGGGGAATCCCGAGCTGGCGATCGGCGCGGTTGCCAGTGACGGCAGCGTCTGGTACAACGACGACCTCCTCGAGCGACTCGGCGTCTCCGAGGGCTACCTCGAAGAGATCCGCGAAGAGGAGGCCGAAAACGCCGCGGACAAAGCGGACCGCTACCGGCCGCGGGATCGGTCGGGACTGCCCGACCTCGAGGGGAAGCGCGCGGTCGTCGTCGACGACGGCGTCGCGACCGGCGCGACCGCGACGGCCTGTCTCCGACAGGTGCAGGATTCGGGCGCCGAGTACGTCGCGCTGGCAGTTCCGGTCGGCTCGCCACGCGGCGTCGCCGACCTCGAGCGCGAAGCCGACGAGGTGATCGCCCTCGAGACGCCCGAGTCGTTCCGCGCGGTCGGCCAGTTCTATCGCGAGTTCGGACAGGTAACCGACGAGGAAGCGATGGCGTACCTCGACCGCTGA
- a CDS encoding TraB domain-containing protein, whose translation MSAQGTITIVPSVHFSPTHRRRVRSTIRETEPDVVAVELDDRRYDRLEERSGRSPLELAQELPPATAAAYTVLQAVQRTVVRLYGLDPGQTDMEAAVETAAELDIDVALIDDPIAETLSALADRVGPELLPKLFARTQRMGPDRQAKQLELLTTSFEEITSGEDVQPAIEQMRLLLPELTEIMIDRRDRSMGRRLHALRSEGHDVVAVVGAGHHLGIKRTLEDLEVRARDAGPLESAETEYWEFDADTTVPIRSPARSVTRIPIE comes from the coding sequence ATGTCCGCCCAGGGAACCATTACGATCGTTCCGAGCGTCCACTTCTCGCCGACCCACCGGCGTCGGGTCCGGTCGACGATCCGCGAGACCGAACCGGACGTCGTCGCCGTCGAACTCGACGACCGGCGATACGACCGCCTCGAGGAGCGAAGCGGCCGCAGCCCCCTCGAACTGGCCCAGGAGCTGCCGCCGGCGACGGCGGCGGCCTACACCGTGTTGCAGGCGGTCCAGCGGACGGTCGTCCGGCTATACGGGCTCGATCCCGGCCAGACCGACATGGAGGCGGCCGTCGAGACCGCGGCCGAACTGGATATAGACGTCGCGCTGATCGACGATCCGATCGCGGAGACGCTTTCCGCGCTCGCCGACCGCGTCGGACCGGAGCTGCTCCCGAAGCTGTTCGCGCGCACCCAGCGGATGGGGCCGGACCGACAGGCCAAACAGCTCGAGCTGCTGACGACGTCGTTCGAGGAGATCACCAGCGGCGAGGACGTCCAGCCGGCGATCGAACAGATGCGGCTGCTCCTCCCGGAACTGACCGAGATCATGATCGACCGCCGCGATCGATCGATGGGCCGGCGGCTCCACGCGCTCCGCAGCGAGGGCCACGACGTCGTCGCCGTCGTCGGCGCGGGCCACCATCTGGGTATCAAACGAACGCTCGAGGACCTCGAGGTGCGGGCCCGCGACGCGGGCCCGCTCGAGTCGGCAGAGACCGAGTACTGGGAGTTCGACGCGGACACGACCGTACCGATCCGTTCACCCGCCCGGAGCGTCACCCGGATTCCGATCGAATGA
- the gdhB gene encoding glutamate dehydrogenase GdhB: protein MASNQQSTTPPKEHRPVESTETALETARRQLDRAATHLEIDDAVLERLKHPAAVHEVAVPLKRDDGSVDVFTGYRAQHDSVRGPYKGGLRYHPEVTRDECVGLSMWMTWKCAVMDLPFGGAKGGVVVDPKSLSDEETERLTRRFAQEIRDVIGPTTDIPAPDMGTGPEAMAWLMDAYSMQEGETIPGVVTGKPPVVGGSHGREEAPGRSVAIITRETCDYYGYPLEDVTVAVQGFGSVGANAARLLDEWGATVVAVSDVNGAVYDPDGIDVADIPSHDEEPEAVTAYAAAVGTDVDRLSNDELLELDVDVLVPAAVGNVITADNADAIDADVVVEGANGPTTFAADTILEERGIHVVPDILANAGGVTVSYFEWLQDINRRAWSLERVHEELETEMVDAWSAVRDEVEAKDLTWRDAAYAVALSRVAEAHEARGLWP from the coding sequence ATGGCTTCGAACCAGCAGTCGACGACACCACCCAAGGAGCACCGCCCGGTTGAGTCGACCGAAACCGCCCTCGAGACCGCGCGCAGACAACTCGATCGCGCCGCGACCCACCTCGAGATCGACGACGCCGTCCTCGAGCGGCTCAAACACCCCGCGGCGGTCCACGAGGTGGCCGTTCCGCTCAAGCGCGACGACGGGAGCGTCGACGTCTTCACCGGCTACCGCGCCCAGCACGACAGCGTCCGCGGGCCGTACAAGGGCGGCCTCCGATACCATCCTGAGGTGACGCGCGACGAGTGCGTCGGCCTCTCGATGTGGATGACCTGGAAGTGCGCGGTGATGGACCTCCCCTTCGGCGGCGCGAAGGGGGGCGTCGTGGTCGACCCCAAGTCCCTGTCCGACGAGGAGACCGAGCGGCTCACGCGCCGGTTCGCCCAAGAGATCCGCGACGTGATCGGACCAACGACGGACATCCCCGCCCCCGATATGGGGACCGGTCCGGAGGCGATGGCCTGGCTGATGGACGCCTACAGCATGCAGGAGGGCGAGACCATCCCCGGCGTCGTCACCGGCAAACCGCCCGTCGTCGGCGGCTCCCACGGCCGCGAGGAGGCGCCCGGCCGCAGCGTCGCCATCATCACGCGCGAGACCTGCGACTACTACGGCTACCCGCTCGAGGACGTCACCGTCGCCGTCCAGGGCTTCGGCAGCGTCGGCGCGAACGCGGCGCGCCTGCTCGACGAGTGGGGTGCGACCGTCGTCGCCGTCTCTGACGTCAACGGCGCCGTTTACGACCCAGACGGGATCGACGTCGCCGACATCCCGTCCCACGACGAGGAGCCCGAGGCGGTCACCGCCTACGCCGCCGCCGTCGGCACGGACGTCGACCGGCTCTCGAACGACGAACTGCTCGAACTCGACGTCGACGTCCTCGTACCGGCCGCCGTCGGCAACGTGATCACCGCGGACAACGCCGACGCGATCGACGCGGACGTCGTCGTCGAGGGCGCCAACGGCCCGACGACGTTCGCCGCCGACACCATTCTCGAGGAGCGTGGAATTCACGTGGTCCCCGACATCCTCGCCAACGCCGGCGGCGTGACGGTGAGTTACTTCGAGTGGCTCCAGGACATCAACCGCCGCGCCTGGAGCCTAGAACGGGTCCACGAGGAACTCGAGACCGAGATGGTCGACGCCTGGTCGGCCGTCCGCGACGAGGTCGAGGCGAAGGACCTCACGTGGCGCGACGCGGCCTACGCCGTCGCGCTCTCGCGGGTCGCCGAGGCCCACGAAGCGCGCGGCCTCTGGCCCTGA
- a CDS encoding rubrerythrin-like domain-containing protein translates to MKDVQLAPDEESTYECFDCGTVVRAPSGTTCPDCGGDMRNRGTPIE, encoded by the coding sequence ATGAAAGACGTTCAACTCGCCCCCGACGAGGAATCGACCTACGAGTGTTTCGACTGCGGAACCGTCGTTCGCGCGCCGTCGGGAACGACCTGCCCCGACTGCGGCGGCGACATGCGTAATCGCGGTACACCGATCGAATAA
- a CDS encoding bacterio-opsin activator domain-containing protein: MVTAGTDDGTVLVVEPSGADPAPLLDSLDSRRSDEGVSSAAAALEALETRSVDCVLTPQSVADATGLELVERIRDRDPDVPIVLAPREGNGGEALAADAIAAGVTEYVPADCDASALEAAVERAIEAGRDRRERRERARQFGAVFDDPETYAWVLEPDGRVRRANERALEARGTPDAAGADVRGEPFAALPLWNRLKEDRSTIGTAVDRAANGTVVYREVTLVLDRGARTNGAGTDTDAGVETETDAGADTADDSRTLEVIVRPVRDESGTVVSLLARANDVTERARLERELRESEELHRVTLNNMTDTVLIADDDGAFTYVCPNVHFIFGYTDEEIYEMGTIDELLGSELFDREELEREGVLTNIECTATDRAGREHTLLVNIREVAIQGGTTLYSCRDVTTRKRREEALTALHRTARELLYAESDREIADRVAADAADVLDLEASGVYLFDGDKNVLEPVAASPGMNRLHGPLSRHPVGEESVSGRAFIDGESRFFTDVRDAEALADPTTDIRGAAVVPLGDHGVFLAGSSERDAFDDVDRELTDLLAATAEAALDRVERERSLRERDRELKRQNRRLTRLDRINEIIREIDAALVRAETREEIETAVCERLTAADRFAFAWIGTTDAPGERLEPSTHDGTGRGRDYLDGVSLSLADAAEPAARAAADGEVTVVSNVADGLREEPWRSAALSREYQSVAGVPLAYDEFTYGMLAVYADRPDAFDEVTRSVLAELGETIASAIAAVERKQALLTDSRTRLEFDVGDESFVFSRLARRADCVLSFDGGVRLHEDGAAVFATVEGAPADAVVEAAADLVAVEGARAVGFGDGETEATDDHRGTVLLELAPPFLALRLADHGVVLRSVEASPDGARVVVDVPPTVDAGNSVDVVSNALDDVDLHAKRTVDRTTARDLRSELLERLTERQLEVVQLAYYGGYFESPREQSGEEMAATLGISSAAFYRHVRAVQRKLFVLLFDELGLPANAALGVE; encoded by the coding sequence ATGGTTACCGCAGGAACCGACGACGGAACCGTGCTCGTCGTCGAACCGTCCGGAGCGGACCCGGCGCCACTGCTCGATTCGCTCGACTCGCGGCGGAGCGACGAGGGGGTCTCGAGCGCGGCGGCGGCCCTCGAGGCCCTCGAGACGCGGTCGGTCGACTGCGTCCTGACGCCCCAGTCGGTGGCCGACGCCACCGGCCTCGAACTCGTCGAACGGATCCGCGACCGCGATCCGGACGTTCCGATCGTCCTCGCGCCCCGGGAGGGCAACGGCGGCGAGGCTCTCGCCGCCGATGCGATCGCCGCGGGCGTCACGGAGTACGTGCCGGCCGATTGCGACGCCTCGGCTCTCGAGGCGGCCGTCGAACGGGCGATCGAGGCGGGCCGCGACCGGCGCGAGCGCCGCGAGCGCGCCCGCCAGTTCGGCGCGGTGTTCGACGATCCCGAGACGTACGCGTGGGTGCTGGAGCCGGACGGACGAGTGCGTCGGGCCAACGAGCGCGCCCTCGAGGCGCGCGGAACGCCCGACGCGGCCGGCGCCGACGTTCGCGGGGAGCCGTTCGCGGCGCTCCCGCTGTGGAACCGCCTCAAGGAGGATCGATCGACGATCGGGACCGCGGTCGACCGAGCGGCGAACGGGACGGTCGTCTACCGCGAGGTGACCCTCGTACTCGACCGCGGGGCGCGGACGAACGGCGCGGGTACGGACACCGATGCCGGCGTCGAAACCGAAACTGACGCCGGAGCCGATACGGCCGACGACTCGCGGACGCTCGAGGTGATAGTCCGACCCGTTCGCGACGAGTCCGGGACCGTCGTCTCCCTGCTTGCGCGGGCGAACGACGTCACCGAACGGGCCCGACTCGAGCGGGAACTGCGCGAGTCGGAGGAGCTCCACCGGGTGACGCTGAACAACATGACCGACACCGTCCTCATCGCGGACGACGACGGCGCGTTCACCTACGTCTGTCCGAACGTCCACTTCATCTTCGGCTACACCGACGAGGAGATCTACGAGATGGGGACGATCGACGAGCTCCTGGGGTCGGAGCTCTTCGACCGCGAGGAGCTGGAGCGGGAGGGCGTGCTCACCAACATCGAGTGTACGGCCACCGACAGGGCCGGCCGCGAGCACACGCTGCTGGTCAACATCCGCGAGGTCGCGATCCAGGGTGGGACGACCCTATACAGCTGTCGCGACGTCACGACGCGAAAGCGCCGCGAGGAGGCCCTGACCGCCCTCCACCGGACCGCACGCGAACTGCTCTACGCCGAGAGCGACCGCGAGATCGCCGACCGCGTCGCGGCCGACGCCGCCGACGTACTCGATCTCGAGGCCAGCGGCGTCTACCTCTTCGACGGCGACAAAAACGTCCTCGAGCCGGTCGCCGCATCGCCGGGGATGAACCGCCTCCACGGACCGCTTTCGCGGCATCCGGTCGGCGAAGAGAGCGTCTCGGGTCGGGCTTTCATCGACGGCGAGTCCCGGTTTTTCACGGACGTCCGCGACGCCGAGGCGCTGGCGGACCCGACGACCGATATCCGGGGCGCGGCGGTCGTCCCGCTGGGCGATCACGGCGTCTTCCTCGCGGGCTCGTCGGAGCGCGACGCGTTCGACGATGTCGACCGCGAACTGACCGACCTGCTGGCGGCGACGGCCGAGGCCGCCCTCGATCGGGTCGAACGCGAGCGGTCCCTCCGTGAGCGCGACCGGGAACTCAAGCGCCAGAACCGGCGGCTCACGCGGCTCGATCGGATCAACGAGATCATCCGCGAGATCGACGCGGCGCTGGTTCGGGCCGAGACCCGCGAGGAGATCGAGACCGCCGTCTGCGAGCGACTGACCGCGGCCGATCGGTTCGCGTTCGCCTGGATCGGAACGACCGACGCCCCGGGCGAGCGACTCGAGCCGAGCACCCACGACGGGACCGGCCGCGGCCGGGACTACCTCGACGGCGTCTCACTCTCGCTGGCCGACGCGGCCGAACCCGCGGCCCGCGCGGCGGCCGACGGCGAGGTAACGGTCGTCTCGAACGTCGCTGACGGGCTCCGCGAGGAGCCGTGGCGCTCGGCGGCGCTCTCGCGGGAGTACCAGTCCGTCGCGGGCGTGCCCCTGGCTTACGACGAATTCACCTACGGCATGCTGGCCGTCTACGCTGATCGCCCCGACGCCTTCGACGAGGTCACGCGGAGCGTCCTCGCGGAACTGGGCGAGACGATCGCCTCCGCCATCGCCGCCGTCGAGCGCAAACAGGCGCTGCTGACTGACTCCCGGACCCGCCTCGAGTTCGACGTCGGCGACGAGAGCTTCGTCTTCTCCCGGTTGGCCCGGCGAGCCGACTGTGTCCTCTCGTTCGACGGCGGCGTCCGCCTCCACGAGGACGGCGCCGCGGTGTTCGCGACTGTCGAGGGCGCCCCGGCGGACGCCGTCGTAGAGGCAGCCGCCGATCTCGTCGCCGTCGAGGGCGCTCGAGCGGTCGGTTTCGGGGACGGCGAGACCGAGGCCACGGACGATCACAGGGGGACGGTCCTGCTCGAACTGGCGCCGCCGTTTCTGGCGTTGCGCCTCGCGGACCACGGCGTTGTGCTCCGCAGCGTGGAGGCGTCCCCCGACGGTGCGCGCGTCGTCGTCGACGTTCCGCCGACCGTCGACGCGGGCAACAGCGTCGACGTCGTCTCGAACGCGCTCGACGATGTCGACCTCCACGCCAAGCGGACCGTCGACAGAACGACCGCGCGCGACCTCCGGAGCGAACTGCTCGAGCGACTGACCGAGCGCCAACTTGAGGTCGTCCAGCTGGCCTACTACGGCGGCTACTTCGAGTCGCCCCGTGAGCAGTCCGGCGAGGAGATGGCCGCCACGCTCGGCATCTCCTCGGCCGCGTTCTACCGTCACGTGCGGGCGGTCCAGCGGAAACTCTTCGTTCTCCTGTTCGACGAGCTCGGACTCCCGGCAAATGCTGCGCTGGGGGTTGAATAG